Below is a genomic region from Streptomyces ferrugineus.
AGTACGTGCTCGACGAGTGGGAGAACTACTGACCGCCTGCGGGCGAGATTCTTTGCGTGTGGGCAGGGACGGGCTCAGTAAGATCAGACCATGAGCGTCGAGGTGCAGATCGTCCGCGAGGCGAGTGACGAGGTGGTTGGAGCACTCGCCAGTCTGCTCCCTCAGCTTTCGACGTCGGCCGGCCCCGTGGACCATGAATCGGTTGCGCGGCTGCTGAGCAGTGACGCGAACACACTGCTCCTCGCTTTCGTCGAGGGCAGCGCGGTCGGCATGCTGACCTTGATCATGTTTCCGTTGCCGTCCGGTCTGCGAGCGCGCATCGAAGATGTCGTGG
It encodes:
- a CDS encoding GNAT family N-acetyltransferase, which codes for MSVEVQIVREASDEVVGALASLLPQLSTSAGPVDHESVARLLSSDANTLLLAFVEGSAVGMLTLIMFPLPSGLRARIEDVVVDEAVRGHGVGAALTEEALRLARTAGARTVDLTSRPSRQAANRLYERLGFEARDSTLYRFAVQA